Proteins encoded by one window of Glycine soja cultivar W05 chromosome 15, ASM419377v2, whole genome shotgun sequence:
- the LOC114388209 gene encoding uncharacterized protein LOC114388209 isoform X2 → MDESWRMRMGLTRGLPRRRSMEDRSSARTRRSIFAGAAEPETLDPDDFADVFGGPPRSLLVHKFSRSNSFYEEIFRPPEFASPAPAKGSRSLPVFRIPAKNEAFYSDIFGSDDDRRSRERSGPQSKAKSKSNSSSALSSEELSPLRTAVGDDVALSAFASKLRPINVPCRWNSTTMMPGEHPIKQGGPLFPCNSQSFEIQFQDNEYKESFKSSHLGFSRRVSSPETISLESNSYQSMKVSADDWEISSPFSAVSGLCQEPEAKSSVHDHLFPELVIEQDDDDDEVMSSYVIEVNSNLREESCGTADLDEAIAWAKEKFQSRNSDEESSSRNEGNEQATTGVEGRSDAGECHGDGIGEVKSSKVQTETEKLDRDIRSWSSGKETDIRLLLSTLHHILWPESGWYAVPLPNLIESSQVKKAYQKARLCLHPDKLQQRGATFLQKYIAEKAFSILQDAWTAFISEDVSF, encoded by the exons ATGGACGAGTCATGGAGAATGCGAATGGGCCTAACGCGGGGGCTCCCTCGCCGACGGTCCATGGAGGACCGCTCCTCCGCCAGAACTCGGCGTTCCATCTTCGCCGGGGCCGCCGAGCCGGAAACCCTCGACCCCGACGACTTCGCCGACGTCTTCGGAGGCCCGCCGAGGAGCCTCCTCGTGCACAAATTCTCGAGGTCGAATTCGTTCTACGAGGAGATTTTCCGTCCGCCGGAGTTTGCGTCTCCGGCGCCGGCGAAGGGCAGCCGGAGCTTGCCGGTGTTTCGGATTCCGGCGAAGAACGAGGCGTTCTACAGCGACATATTCGGGTCGGACGACGACCGGAGGTCGCGGGAGCGGTCGGGGCCGCAGTCGAAGGCAAAATCAAAGTCGAATTCGTCGTCGGCTCTGAGCTCCGAGGAGCTGAGCCCTCTCCGGACGGCGGTCGGTGATGACGTGGCATTGTCTGCCTTTGCTTCCAAGCTCAG GCCAATCAATGTCCCGTGCAGATGGAACTCAACCACTATGATGCCCGGGGAACACCCAATTAAACAAGGGGGGCCACTTTTTCCATGCAATAGTCAGTCATTTGAAATTCAGTTTCAGGACAATGAGTACAAGGAGAGCTTCAAGAGTTCACATTTGGGATTCTCAAGAAGAGTCTCCTCCCCCGAAACTATTAGTCTCGAATCCAATTCATATCAAAGCATGAAGGTATCTGCTGATGACTGGGAAATCAGTTCCCCGTTTTCTGCTGTCTCTGGACTCTGTCAAGAACCTGAGGCAAAATCTTCAGTCCATGATCACTTGTTTCCAGAACTGGTTATAGAGCAggacgacgacgacgacgaagTTATGAGCTCCTATGTCATAGAGGTCAACTCTAACCTCAGAGAGGAAAGTTGTGGAACAGCAGACCTTGACGAAGCAATAGCATGGGCCAAGGAGAAGTTTCAATCACGAAATTCTGATGAAGAATCGAGCTCGAGAAATGAAGGCAATGAGCAAGCTACTACAGGAGTGGAAG GAAGGTCTGATGCAGGTGAATGCCACGGTGATGGAATAGGAGAAGTTAAATCTTCGAAG GTACAAACAGAAACAGAGAAGTTGGACAGAGATATAAGATCGTGGTCATCTGGCAAGGAAACTGACATCCGGCTACTCCTTTCAACGCTACATCAT ATTTTATGGCCTGAGAGTGGCTGGTATGCTGTTCCTCTTCCGAACTTAATAGAAAGTTCACAAGTGAAGAAGGCCTATCAGAAAGCAAGATTATGCCTCCACCCTGACAAACTACAGCAAAGAGGAGCAACATTCCTACAAAAGTATATAGCGGAGAAGGCTTTCTCCATTCTTCAG GATGCATGGACTGCATTCATTTCTGAAGATGTTTCCTTCTAA
- the LOC114388209 gene encoding uncharacterized protein LOC114388209 isoform X1, with protein MDESWRMRMGLTRGLPRRRSMEDRSSARTRRSIFAGAAEPETLDPDDFADVFGGPPRSLLVHKFSRSNSFYEEIFRPPEFASPAPAKGSRSLPVFRIPAKNEAFYSDIFGSDDDRRSRERSGPQSKAKSKSNSSSALSSEELSPLRTAVGDDVALSAFASKLSDCCRPINVPCRWNSTTMMPGEHPIKQGGPLFPCNSQSFEIQFQDNEYKESFKSSHLGFSRRVSSPETISLESNSYQSMKVSADDWEISSPFSAVSGLCQEPEAKSSVHDHLFPELVIEQDDDDDEVMSSYVIEVNSNLREESCGTADLDEAIAWAKEKFQSRNSDEESSSRNEGNEQATTGVEGRSDAGECHGDGIGEVKSSKVQTETEKLDRDIRSWSSGKETDIRLLLSTLHHILWPESGWYAVPLPNLIESSQVKKAYQKARLCLHPDKLQQRGATFLQKYIAEKAFSILQDAWTAFISEDVSF; from the exons ATGGACGAGTCATGGAGAATGCGAATGGGCCTAACGCGGGGGCTCCCTCGCCGACGGTCCATGGAGGACCGCTCCTCCGCCAGAACTCGGCGTTCCATCTTCGCCGGGGCCGCCGAGCCGGAAACCCTCGACCCCGACGACTTCGCCGACGTCTTCGGAGGCCCGCCGAGGAGCCTCCTCGTGCACAAATTCTCGAGGTCGAATTCGTTCTACGAGGAGATTTTCCGTCCGCCGGAGTTTGCGTCTCCGGCGCCGGCGAAGGGCAGCCGGAGCTTGCCGGTGTTTCGGATTCCGGCGAAGAACGAGGCGTTCTACAGCGACATATTCGGGTCGGACGACGACCGGAGGTCGCGGGAGCGGTCGGGGCCGCAGTCGAAGGCAAAATCAAAGTCGAATTCGTCGTCGGCTCTGAGCTCCGAGGAGCTGAGCCCTCTCCGGACGGCGGTCGGTGATGACGTGGCATTGTCTGCCTTTGCTTCCAAGCTCAG TGATTGTTGCAGGCCAATCAATGTCCCGTGCAGATGGAACTCAACCACTATGATGCCCGGGGAACACCCAATTAAACAAGGGGGGCCACTTTTTCCATGCAATAGTCAGTCATTTGAAATTCAGTTTCAGGACAATGAGTACAAGGAGAGCTTCAAGAGTTCACATTTGGGATTCTCAAGAAGAGTCTCCTCCCCCGAAACTATTAGTCTCGAATCCAATTCATATCAAAGCATGAAGGTATCTGCTGATGACTGGGAAATCAGTTCCCCGTTTTCTGCTGTCTCTGGACTCTGTCAAGAACCTGAGGCAAAATCTTCAGTCCATGATCACTTGTTTCCAGAACTGGTTATAGAGCAggacgacgacgacgacgaagTTATGAGCTCCTATGTCATAGAGGTCAACTCTAACCTCAGAGAGGAAAGTTGTGGAACAGCAGACCTTGACGAAGCAATAGCATGGGCCAAGGAGAAGTTTCAATCACGAAATTCTGATGAAGAATCGAGCTCGAGAAATGAAGGCAATGAGCAAGCTACTACAGGAGTGGAAG GAAGGTCTGATGCAGGTGAATGCCACGGTGATGGAATAGGAGAAGTTAAATCTTCGAAG GTACAAACAGAAACAGAGAAGTTGGACAGAGATATAAGATCGTGGTCATCTGGCAAGGAAACTGACATCCGGCTACTCCTTTCAACGCTACATCAT ATTTTATGGCCTGAGAGTGGCTGGTATGCTGTTCCTCTTCCGAACTTAATAGAAAGTTCACAAGTGAAGAAGGCCTATCAGAAAGCAAGATTATGCCTCCACCCTGACAAACTACAGCAAAGAGGAGCAACATTCCTACAAAAGTATATAGCGGAGAAGGCTTTCTCCATTCTTCAG GATGCATGGACTGCATTCATTTCTGAAGATGTTTCCTTCTAA
- the LOC114388210 gene encoding transcription termination factor MTEF1, chloroplastic-like encodes MPPAAGAVALHSSLCNISSDKPSSPLRSPPIHVSPKPKSLFQNHPLYTPTHTKLSLEFKEKILCLEVMGVDAGKALSQNPDLRTATMESIHCIITFLLSKGLQEKDLPRLFGMCPKILTSDIKTDLNPVFDFILNELKVPGNNFRRVVNKCPRLLTSSVKDQLRPCLVYLRRLGFKDLGALAYQDSVLLVSNVENTLIPKLKFLETLGLSKDEVRSMVLRCPALLTFSIENNFQPKYEYFAGEMGRKLEELKEFPQYFAFSLENRIKPRHMKVVQSGIALALPVMLKSTDEEFRELVKQGSV; translated from the coding sequence aTGCCACCAGCCGCAGGAGCCGTAGCCTTACACTCCTCCCTCTGCAACATCTCTTCCGACAAACCCTCTTCTCCACTAAGATCACCCCCCATCCACGTCTCCCCAAAGCCCAAGAGCCTCTTCCAAAACCACCCCTTATACACCCCAACCCACACAAAACTCTCCCTTGAATTCAAAGAGAAAATCCTCTGCCTTGAGGTAATGGGCGTTGATGCAGGCAAAGCACTGTCTCAAAACCCTGACCTCCGCACTGCCACCATGGAGTCCATCCACTGCATCATCACCTTCCTCCTCTCCAAAGGCCTCCAAGAAAAGGACCTACCCAGACTCTTTGGCATGTGCCCCAAGATTCTAACTTCTGACATCAAAACTGATCTCAACCCAGTTTTTGATTTCATCTTGAATGAACTTAAAGTCCCTGGAAATAATTTCAGGAGGGTTGTTAACAAGTGCCCCAGATTGCTCACATCAAGTGTCAAAGACCAGCTTAGACCTTGTTTGGTTTACTTGAGAAGGCTTGGGTTCAAGGACTTGGGGGCATTGGCTTATCAAGATTCTGTTTTGCTGGTTTCCAATGTGGAGAACACCCTCATTCCCAAACTCAAGTTTTTGGAGACTTTAGGGCTTTCCAAGGATGAGGTTAGGAGCATGGTGCTGAGGTGTCCAGCACTGCTCACTTTCAGCATAGAGAATAACTTTCAGCCAAAGTATGAGTACTTTGCTGGGGAGATGGGGAGAAAGTTGGAGGAGCTGAAGGAGTTTCCTCAGTACTTTGCCTTCAGTTTGGAGAACAGAATAAAGCCTAGGCATATGAAGGTTGTGCAAAGTGGGATTGCTTTAGCTTTGCCAGTGATGCTTAAGAGCACTGATGAGGAGTTTAGGGAGCTGGTGAAGCAGGGGAGTGTTTGA